TAAGTTGACGAGAGGCAGGAAAGGAAATGAGAGGCAGGCCCCCAATGTTTGAAGAtcggataacactatccactggataaatctctaccCAATGGATAACACTATAAGTTTTACTATCACTTATCTACTGGATAGTGATTTAACCATTAGGTAACCAGGCCCAAGACATTTGGGTGCacaaaacttaattattttCTCCTAAGCTTTTTATCCTCACCACTTAACACAGGGCAGTTGCATCAGTATGACATGGTTTCACCCATGAGGCAAAATAATTGGGCCTAAAGTTTTCGACTttttacacccaaacattagtgtccatattctccacactgttcacCATAAACacttaataatcaagagctttttcagttggctatcatttcctttattctcatgaccttcatgtgtgatgcaggggtgatgttgtaaggagaaattagatgctagtcactttaaGGGGTCAGAGGGTTAAGGTAACAATGCCTCACTTTATAAAGATATCTAGATTGGAGGCCTCTTCAAAGATAGTTCTTAAGCTAGAATCTTAACAAACTCTCACAGTGCCTAGTTTCTCCAACGATTATAAAGATGTGTCAAAAAAATGCTAGGGGAACCACCATCTGGCTCCAAGTCAACTCACATCATATCCAAGGACAGTAACTTTAATCAAAACAAGTCTcttaaagataacaaaaattgGCTATGCACTTGCAATGGAAATCATACAAGCCATGCTGATAAGTCCTTTTGCTGTCTGGATATTTAGTTTTTCCATATGTTAGAGATTCATTGTCATTCATTGTCTTGAATTTGGCATgtcaaggaaaaataattaagtgcACCTGAACAAATATCAAACTTTTGTAAAACATCAGTTTTGCAGTGAAAGGAAACCTTAATGGCATGAAATCTTTGGTAGTATCAAATTACTCACTCAAGGGTATCAATaaaacaaccacaaaattctccaaaatgaAAATTCCACTATGATTTGAGCCCCAAAGGATATGTGATTtttactaaaacaaaatttcaggTTAGCCAGACTAGAAAAGTGTGCCTTTTGAAACCCATTTTTTAAGTATATTTCCCAAGAAAGCAAGCTAATTAATCCAACAAAGATCTTTGGGGTCAGAGTCTTAAGTGGGTTGCCAATCTGTTAGGGCAACTCTACTCCTTTTGTTCTTGACATTTATCAAAATTTCTTGTGTTATTTCTACTGCTAGTAAAGAATACCTTTAAAAATACTCTTTTCTTAATTTAGAAGTACATGTATTATTCATCAGGGTTACAGCTGGgtgtatattaaaaaaaaaagagtgcaATAGCCACATGTTattacatatttatttacagCACTATACAAGTCTTGTTGTGAGCCTGCAAATTTGTTGCCCATTATACAAGTCTGTGTTGCAGTTCAGATTAATCCAACCCACTGCCAATCTCCCAAACATGATGTATAGCTCCATGACTTTTGTCTCATTCCTCTAAGCTAGTCAAATAACTTTAAGTACCAATCCCACACAATGTCCTCCAGCCCACATGGAGAATAAATACAGCACATTTAAACTTCATCCTCATTAAGAAGCATATTTGGAATTCCATTTTTGATAGGGAACTTTCTCCCTGATTCGGGGCAGACCAGTGATCCTTCTTGAACTTCCACCTGTACCAAAAATAATGTTAgtacattttcaaaaatgttggttcaaattttcatctagttttgtttattttttagagTCAAGAATTTATATGCTTATATCCAATGCTTCCACAGAGTCTGGCATGCTAATTATGGTTggacctgtattaagcagtcactgGGAATAGTGGAGCAcctgcttaatacaggttgaccACTTATTAAAGGTTTCCTGGAATAGGGTTAACCATAATAAAAAATCtccattttatgccataattggTCACTTAATATACAGTTCATTCAACACCTTACTAAAAAATGCATTGACCTCTTGTTAATaaatagcaacaacaaaatggtggcacagtaaaaaaaaatgagcaataACAGCAGAATTACTGTACACAGTATACTGTTATCAAGCAGTTGGACCCCCAAGTCATTATTGACTAGCAAATGACTTGCATGAAGTTCATGCAGAATATTTGTCTCAACAGTCCTAAGAAGAGAAATCATCTGCTTTGCATTGGAGACATTTCAACTCAAAGTAATAACACTGATTTCAGgagaaaaacattaaattaattttagttaaGAGATTATTctcagttttatttgagtgacTGTTCAAAACAGGTGAATACAACACAAATAGGCTTCTGGGGTTCACACCATGTGACCACTCAATGAAGGTGAAAATTACAGAGTTTATGGCAAAAACAGTTTGGGACTATGACAAGTCACCATTTAATACTGGGTGACCAGTTAACACAGGTTAAACTTTATCACGGTACCCAATGTTATCTTTCATAAAAATTCCATACTTGAATATATGTGTGgatataaaatacaaaaaatatgTACAATCACTTgtaatttgtttcaaaactacATACCTCGAGCAGAACATGATGTGCTTTCTTTAAGAACTCTTCATCTTTTTCATAGTCTGGAATCAATTCATCAGGTAAACCCCCAGACCGTCCAACCTTAAAACGAATGTGAAGAATAGATTAAGTCAGTTGTATAGATCTTTTCTTGAGTTCAAACCTTAAactcttaagagtgactagtaagTATTCGTTTCAGTATTCTCACTTGCTGCGCTGCTTGTACGAGAGCACCCCAGTCCACTTTCGGAATCATTCGAGAGATGAATTCAGGGTTGAAATCCACCTCATTAACAACAACATTCACGAcctgaaggaaaaaaggagaggATATAACacactaaaataaattttataaatgaattacGGCTTCAAAGTAAACGAATTTAAGGCTATTAACACTGTAGATCAAATAAAGCGACTCCAGAATGTATCCACGTGCACGTCAAAGATgtccattttttgtttcaattattTAACAACTACTTCGTTAAAAGTTAATCAACTACCTCTATAGCCAAAGGATATCCATTCTTTACGCCTTTGACGTGAGATGTAAGCATGTTATGCGTTAAAAGGCGCATTTTTGGCTATTTTATCACGTAATAAGGGGAGGTTTAGCAGAGTTTCTACCGCAGGACACCCGCTGAACTACTCTGTGGGCTCAGCTTGGAGATGAGGCTGAAGGAACACCACCGATTTGGGCGCGTATTTCACATGCAGTAGTTTGGCTGTGATGTTCACAACTGAtgaaagggggtaagtttctaaggaaaccgtggtgctgtgtcggtgagAGAGTGtgacagggtaatttggtattatcaactcagttgatatcgtaaattggccaccgtaaagagtttaaaagctgacgtttcgagcccttgtcattcactctgacgaaagctaaacgctcgaaacgtcagctttcaaactctttatggtggccaattcacgttatcaactcagttgatgataccaaattaccctatGATGTTCACACATTCGTGAAGTGACCAGGGTTTTAATGATTATCTAAATGTTTATGCTCCATCAAggtgttgtgttttgtttcaatCGAACTGCACCTCGTTATGATCAGATATGCAAAAGAAAGGTGCCTCCGGCCAAAAGTGTTTTCGtaaaagacgcttcaaacggctTACAAGGGCGAAAAACTACCACAAATGCGTcgattaaaatttaatttaactttattgagattTTCAGACCAATATGTAATGTAGATAtacaattttcagagctttattcataGCCCTCATAGATTTTGCTCGTTTCGTGTCAACGGTTATTAACCACGATCACAGTGCGATTTGCCTATGGTTCTGCTTCGATTAAATGAGAAACTCTCCTGAGAAAAACAGCCACAGAGTTACACTTACTTTGGAGAGTGATTTGACAACCATTCTAAAACTGAATAATTACTATCGTTCTCTTAAATCCGTTTTTGCCAGTTATCCATTTTCAAGCAGAGCTCTTTTTGCTGATATTCACTGTACTCGACTGCTTTTACTAAAAGTTCCCCaataaagaaaaacgaaaagaatACTAAATGGCTTAATTGTCAAATCCAACTGGAAGACCGAACTGTAAGAGCTGTCTCAATTGCCTCACAtcagtcacaaaaaaaaaactccaagaTTGTCTGTATATTTGCTCAAAAAGTGTGCCAATGTCAAAAACGTGTGTTACACACAACAAAAAAGGTGTTTGCTACACAGTGGATCAATTTGCATATATAGCTGAACTGGGAACTCATAGTCTCATGGTAAAATAGGCCATGAAACAACTTCCATAAAAACTGCTGCACTTTAGTACACTCATGCATCCATTGACATCTTTCATCATACTTTTCAAATAGACCTAAAGCGTAGTACAGCTGTAGGCGTGCAACTATCCAATACTACATTCATTTCATTTGGCATTTGACACACATACGCAGCGCGGACCTATTTTTGATGTTGTAAACAAGGCGGTCAAACGAATGCGTGTGTGTGAAAGTTTTATTATCTGTCAGAATCAGGTTGTTTTACACGAGTTACAACAAGCATACAATCCAGTTGAGTTCACGGTGTTTTAAGAAGCGTACAACTTTTTCGATAAAGCTCTCCAAACAGAGATGCAGATCGACATGATACCCATACTAGAATAAGCTTTGTTTATGCTCGTAAAGCCTCGAGTTTTCCCCTTTACAGATTTCTAGGAAACGTTTCAATTTTGCGATACAGGGGTTTTTTCTTACGTcttccttttaaaagttttgggCGGCGGAAAATTGGCGCGTGGGCGGCCATAATTGATCCCCTCTCGCCATGCTCGACGTTTAAACCGCTGTATTGGTGTCGTAATAGCTGTTTGGAACGCAATTagtttcaaagttttgtttttcattttgcgATTGTAATTCTTGGATTACCATTATAATGTCATTACAGCACCTCTTGGGTTTACTGAAAACGTGGCGACGCGTTCATTCAAAATTATCCCTCAGAACTGAATACATCATTCGCGTTACAACTTATGAAAGTGGTTCTTAAATTAAGCTTATACTCAGACATGTATTTCATGTGCAGGAGCTCATCACCAACGATGGGCTCCTTATCAGTTAAAAGAACTGTTTAAACAGTTGTTTGAGGTGAAATGAGTCCAAAAGAGAGCCACAGCCTCCTCAGACTCCGTAGACTCATTAAGAAACCGCCAAGTAGGTTAGGTGGTTAAGGAGCAGCGCATATTATTCGTGTGGTTTCCAGATGCTGTGCGATTTCAGGGTTCGGGTCCCATCTTGAACTGAATGACCGCTGGCTAAGTGAGGTTCTGCAGGTTAAGTCACACTTAGTAAACTgctgtaaaacaaaatatacaccccctttttatttttaagtttgttCTTCTGTTCGATATGACCATCGCAACTACCCAAGTCGGTAGTGAGCTGGAAGAACAATCCCTCACCACGAGAAGGAGCTGAATATTCAGGTCAATATTACTTATGTAAGTGAGGGATGAAACCAACCCCGTGTAATCAGCTTAATTTCAACAACACGTTGCCCCTGAAATTTGATACGTAAACTCGCAGTAGCCTAGCCTTTCCAGGCACCTCTCGGCCAATGGTTCTAATAAGCTGGATTTCCAATGCAACGAAAGATACAGCTCGTAAAAAAAAGGCACCCAATTTTTTGTTCCACTTACATCCCTTCCGCCTGAAGTTTATTCGAGACATTGTATTGTGTTTTGAAGTGAAACTCcttgatattttattaattCAGTATGTTTCAAAATTGTTTCCATGTATTGTTGTGTTTCGTTTACCTTGAGGATCTAAAATGCCTTGACCGCGTACGTGCTTACCCTTTCTCATGTTCTCGATATGGGTGAACAATATATTAGAGATAACAACAAGTGGAATTTGAGATTCTGAGACAATTTGCTCTTTAAACCAAGATATACAGACTAGTGacacaatttgtttttgtccttgttcAAAAGTTAACTCGAAAATAGGAGACTGTAATTGCTGCTGTGCATCAAGGACATGTAACTGCTATGAGTTACTTCCGTTTCATCTGTCTTAAAACCAGTTCATAGCTAGTTCTTATATTATAGCCCCGTGGGGGTAGGGGAACTCGGGTTCAATTTTTGCTGTGTAGGTGCCACTGGCCTCTTCAGAAACCCGACCATATTATCGTATATTCTGGGGCCATTTAAAACCCCATCGTAGTTACTTTTTGGCGAATGTAACAGCTTTTTAAACGCCGCAATCTTCccatttttaaatccctacTTATCATAGTTTTCTTACCCCCCCAAAATCCCGAAAATGTGCTTCTCCCATTCTAGTTACTCTGTAGGAAATGCAACCCTATTGTTTGTCAATCTAGTCGGGAAAATGCGGACCCACTATAAGAAACCATCTCAACGACCACATCCCCAAAGACCCTTGTTCTAAAGAGTAATCACCCACTCCCCCTTCTTAGATTATAGTTTCTAAGTGTCTGTAGTGTCATTCCAAATAAATGACCGCGAAAGGAAGTCCACACCTTCTAAGGATCGTCTTCTTGGTCATATGAATTAGGTAAACAAAAAGCCTGTAATCTGCAAAATTGGTACAACGCAAAGTAAATCAGTGATAGagttttttggggggaaaatggaacgaaaaaacaattatcattattattactaggGGTATTTAAGTTCACGAAAGCTCGATGCCCCCTTATTTATAGCCGGATTATTTTTTCGATATattacggttttttttttttctatttagaAAGTATTTTGGAGAAGTTCCGGAGAGCTATTCAGACGATTTGGGCATCAATTCATGTAAGATAGGCTGCTGAGTTATTCGGTTTTATGGTGGCAATCATGACGAGGTCACCTTCTTTTCTAGATTTCAACTGGATTGCATCTTAAAAAGAGGTGGTAACGATTTACAAGCGATAGAATAACAGCAGAGtgtcttttttcctctttatatTGGAGCGTGAAAGAGAAGAGATTAAGGCGATAAGAGCCGATTTTTGTGGTCTCCACCAAGAGCCTTCCCGCTGATACTCATTAATGCGTTTACTTTCCCTCCGAGATTGTGGAACCTCAGCTGtagtaagagaaaaaaatggtccaaacaAGACACAGAGAATCGGCCTTGGTCTTCCATCCCGCCTAACAATTTTACTATCCTGTTAGATCACGCTCTAAGGTTTGACATAGAAAACGAAAGAGGACTCATAATCCTTAAGCATAATCTATGGCAGGGTTTGTATGTTTACTGACCCAAACCAAGTTACTAAGATCATAAGATATGAAATATTGAGATAATAGCAGCTAGATTTTATCAGTAACCAGTTATGAGTTATGCTGGTGAATAAAATATAAACCTTCAGGGTTTCTATATTTGAAATTACCATGTAATATTCGAAATATATTTTACGGTGCTCACAATTACCCTTGAACCACAGGAATCCTTATTATTTCTATGATATGGTGTACCACCTAGAAAGCATCAGAGACAAACTGAACAATTTCCTAAGTAAGATGGACTATTGATATCTACTTATGTTACAAAATACGAAGACAAAATGTTTCGCTTATAGACGTAAAagtttgaatcttttttttttttgtctttaagtgCACAAATATTACTCTCAGTATGTAATAAGAAAATCAAAGCAGGAATGTGAACAATAATTCCAAACTCTTTTGTAGTTCCACGGGTTTTCCACATAAACTGATGAATGAAATAGTCAGAAGTGCTCAAAAATTTTTAGTTTGGACGGAAAGGTTTACACGGTTCGATGAAGATggaaaaattacacttttgtCAGATTCATAAcacataaaatttttacaacttttaTGGTGCTTTCTTGGCTATTCAAAGAAATGAGtgcttttccgtttttcttttttttttatgtatcgATCTTAGATCGAAGAGACTCGTGTAGCATTTCGTGTCCGCAACGATGTTGTCATACTCACTAAATGAGTATATTAGGTTCGATGAGAATATTAGGTTGGATGTCCGTTCTGAGCTTGCTTTAGCAGAATGAGTACCTTATATACCTTATGCAGAATGAGTACcttatatgtttttatttttgtactgAAATTTAGACTAACAATATTCATGCAACTTTTGCGTGTAGTATTCAGTCACTGTTCCTGCCGTTTACGTACTGGATATAAGACATTTTGTGTCATCTGGAACTTGGAAATTTATACGACCTCTCATACTTATTCTGGAATGACTAGATGAAGTTTTAGCCCATGATGTTAGCAAGATAACCTCCATGATGGTTTGCATGTCCCAGTTTTGTCACAGGTGAATGAGTATATGGTATTTTGCTCGGCTTCAATAATTTAGCCAAATTCGTGCACTTTCCCATGGTCATGCTAGGCTGAACGTTTAGACAATATCTTCAACTGGTAAGAATTTGATTATATACTGAGTCACGTCTCTAATTACACCTTAACGGAAGTGCGTGCGCACAGCGATCAATCAAGGTATGAATTAATTGGATCCATTAACGTTAACAGATTTGCTCTCAAGAGACACTTGTAAAGAATGCTTCCTACTCAGCGGCAATATCACACAGAATCTGCTAATTATGAAACTAAGTGCATGTGGATGATATTAACGACCAATAGATGTTTCTCACGAGTTAGTTATCTAACAAAACTGTTACAATCGCAGAAGTGGAACATTATCGCATGATGTGTTGTTTAGTTATTGGCTGTCCAAACTCCTCACCAACCACAAGTAACTTTACAAACCGTAGTGTGATTTATCAATATGACGTTTTGTTTGCgtttattgaaatttatagtctGTTGAAAAGCACTCTAATCAAATTTTATAACTTTACAATGATCCGTGCACCTTGCCATCTTTTGAAAAGCTTCAGTTTTAAGACGGTTTGTTAAATTTGCCCCTGACAACCGTCAAtctggtttttctttcattccttaAGATCTTACACTAGGAAAGTTTTACCGAGTTGCATCGTCTTTATTCCTTCTAAGTGTTCAATGTCCGCCTGACAAAGATCTAGTTCAGTGCACTAAACCCTCTCTCATGTGAAGTAACTGTTTGGTATTGAGCTTTTAGCTAAATAAAGTTCCACGTAGACAAAAGCCATGAACGAGCTCGTGGGAATCTTACCAAAAACGGAATGAAGGAAGGACTGTGAGATAAATACTACAGTTTATTTTGATGCTCTGTAACCTGGTAACCATTGAGTTAATCCTCTAGCTATATTGACTAGCTGCTTGCGTGTCTGGAGGTTCCGACACCGGACAGAGTGCTTCCAGTCATGTAATCTAGAGACGCACCGTTTAATTGGTTAATGCCGCATTTGTTGTGTCCTTTGACAAGACTTTCAATAGACTTACGAACGATCTTGAAGTACTTTGCATCATATCACAGTAGTTGTATGAACTACTGGTGCAATGACAACTTGACTTGCATGGGTAAACACTTTACATAGTCTTTGTAAGTCACTGTCGTCATCTGCTTGTTGCCTGGTTCACTAAAATGTCCTCTTAATTGTTCTtgtaaaaactgttttttttacaaaaaatttctACAAGAATAGAAATAAATGCCAATCCGGCCGATCGaaacaaagttaaatatttcaaatgaccaataaactgaaaataacaGCGAGAAACTTCCTCGTGTACAACACTGCCTCGtaggttttagttttacatctgattggtagAAACTCGAAAATTGCTCTGTTTAAGAGGTAGTCTTGGCAGTTCAgatctgcaaaaagaaaaaggcaaaagtTTTTATAAAGTTTTATTGTGATTTGtctttaaagtatttttttatagCATTCTGCTTGAATTATTTGTTAGATTTTATTTTCGGTCGACCCCCATTGAAAACTATTTCTActggtgtattttttttcattattatcatttcaaCAATTTAACCACTTTTATCTTAAAAGGGATATCTTAACGGAAGTTTTATTGATAACGCTCAACTTTCGCTAATGATCATACAAGGAATTCAGTgttcattgaaaatttatttccaggCAGCGAGTTAATATTTCTAGGTCacgaaacaaagaagaaatgaCCATAACAGGTAATCCTCATACATGCAAGTCACCGTTAATATCATATCCAACTAACAGTGATTTATTTCTGCTTTCCTGCAAATGGTGATTTCGAACGCTGTTTCTCTTTGTCTACCGGAAGTGTTTTCCAACTTACACGACTTCAGCCTCATATCTTCTCGGAGCAAGTCACATTAGTTCTCAATCTCCCGCCTCAATTGTAGGCGCCAACACGGCGGTAACAGGTGTTTTCATTTTAGGTATCTTTTTTGTAACTAATTTCTGATCAAAGCAATATTAAAGACAAGCCTCTTAAGAGTTAACGTCATTCCGATATCATTAACAAGGTCGATGTCAAGAAACGTAATCTATTTCTTAATTGTCGTttaatatgaatttaaaatataaacaatttgCAAAGCACTGGAGCGAAAATGCTAAATTGagaggttgaaaaaaattgttcttatcATTGTGTATACTTGTACTAATTGAAAAGTTTATGTACTTATGttctggaaaatgaaaaacaaaagcacTTTAATTTCCATTTGATAACCATTTCAGTaacaaactgaaatttttgATCATGAATCATTCGTAATACCTAGGGATTGTTAGGGATAAATATACCTTACATTGGGAAAAC
The sequence above is a segment of the Pocillopora verrucosa isolate sample1 chromosome 13, ASM3666991v2, whole genome shotgun sequence genome. Coding sequences within it:
- the LOC131770164 gene encoding multifunctional methyltransferase subunit TRM112-like protein — its product is MRLLTHNMLTSHVKGVKNGYPLAIEVVNVVVNEVDFNPEFISRMIPKVDWGALVQAAQQVGRSGGLPDELIPDYEKDEEFLKKAHHVLLEVEVQEGSLVCPESGRKFPIKNGIPNMLLNEDEV